TATTTTCTCTCTACTAGCCAAAATAGCTTCTGTTCGCCTCCTTATCTCACTGGCTGCAATTAATCACTGGGTCCTTCATCAACTGGACATTAAAAATGTCTTTCTTCATGGAGAACTCGCCGAAGAAgtgtatatggagcaacctccgaggtttgttgctcagggggagttagGCTTAGTATGTCGTCTTCGACGTTCATTGTATGGTCTAAAACAGTCTCCAAGAGCATGGTTCGGACGATTCAGCACTGTAgttcaacagtttggaatgtctTGAAGTGATTCTGATCATTCCGTGTTTTTTCGACATAATGTCAATAGATGCATTTACTTggtggtctatgttgatgatattgtcattacaggaAATGATCATGATGGAATCTCTCAGCTTAAGCAACATTTGTTCAGTCATTTCTAAACTAAAGACCTTGGAAAACTGAAGTACTGAAGTATTTCTTGGGGATTGAAGTGGCACGGTCTAAAACAGGTATCGCAATTTCTCAACGAAAATATGCTTTGGACATATTAGAAGAAACAGGCATGTCAGACTGTAGACATGTGGATACTCCCATAGATCCAAATGTCAAACTGGTTCCTGAACAGGGGGAACCACTTAAAGATCCTACTAGATACAGAAGATTGGTTGGCAAGCTCAATTATCTCACTATCACTCAACCAAATATTTCCTTTGCTGTAAGTGTGgttagtcaatttcttcaaaatCCATACAGTAGTCACTGGGATTCAGTCATTCGCATTCTTAGATATGTCAAAGGAGCTCCAGGACAAGGACTACTCTATGAGGACAAGGGTCACTCACAAATTGTTGACTATTCTGATGCAGACTGGGTAGGTTCTCCTTCAGATAGACGATCTACTTTAGGATATTGTATTATAATTGGAGGGAATCTTATATcctggaaaagtaaaaaacagagTGTGGTAGCAAGATCAAGTGCAGAAGcagaatatcgagctatggctttagcaacatgcaaactcatttgGTTGAAGCAACTCCTTCAGGAAAAATGAAATATAGCGATACTGGTAAAATGAAGTTGATATGTGAAAATCAAGCTGCCTTCCATATTGCATCAAATTCAGTTTTTCATGAGAGGACGAAGCATATAGAGGTGGATTGCCATTTTATTAGGCAAAAGATTGAGTCCGGATGCATTTCTACTAGTTTTGTCAACTCAAATGATCAGCTTGCTGATGTGTTCACAAAATCACTTCGAGGATCACGAATAGAGTATATTTGTAATAAGCTTGGAGCATATGATATGTACGCTCcagcttgagggggagtgttgaaaTTATTTCTGTATATTAagattatttctgtaaatagcctagatttgtagtgataattagggatatgattgtgtgatatgattgggatatgattaagctataattaggaaattaatttattttcttatctaaTATGTACTtttgtaagtagtatatataccccaattggcttgatgggaataatcaagtattttctctcaaatcttctactctctttttcttcttttcatcaaaatttcaaaaaacaTAGTAGAAGAATCAGGAAAACtttgagggatttgaagaaaaatcaGCCAAAAAGTCAAACGGGGTGTATGAACTCACTTTTGCCCGAAAATAGGGAAAGAAACCTCACATTTTTAGACGGAtgaccttttataggtggctgaggaAGCCACGTTTGCTGCTAAGGaagccacgttcggcggccgaacttaaagttttggcggccgaacctgaagtTTTGGCAGTCGAACCTTGGGATTtctcaaaactcttttctcttttcttttaacaCGATTTCAGACAATAAAaccaaaaattcattttataaaaaccttattttacccttctaaagatttcAGTTTCGAAATTCCGGATTCCGATGGAGATTCCATCGAaaagtaggaattctgatgccagagtttagccgggtattacattttgaGTCTTAGTACATTGGCTTTCACAGGCGAAATAATCCTAAACATATATTAATACATGCTAAGATACTTCATACATTATTAATGATAACCTGAATCTTTATACAttttctactttattttttgaacaatgaaaataagttggaaaaaaatacaaattataatttatacaaaaagttaaaatttggttgtgataatttgttaaaaattttCTTACAAAATCTTTTAAGAAGTtacaaaaaaaaagttattcgTTTAAACCATGCATAACTTATTTTCTTTATCAGTAAAATATCTGAAATTTATACAAAGGtatattttagaaaatagatatttttatgataattcaTGAATTCCATGATCTTGTCTGATACATATAGAATATACATGTAGTCCCTCCAAAAGCAAGAGTCTTCAAGTCCAAAGTGAAATTTTCTTGTAGCTCCTTATGTTGCTTTGCCTGTTGCTGCATAGGGGTTCTTATTAGATGTCGAAAATacttattttgaaaattattttcaaaaatgtCCAATTGAATGATTATTAATAATGAAGAACAATGTGGAAGCAGTTATTTATGCACAATACAGATAAAGAGTATTCAGAGTTTAATGTTTAGAAGTTCTTTTTTAATTTCCAAAGTTTTCTCTCATTATTTGTGCTCATATGCATACTTTGCTTGTAGAGCTTTTTATTTTCCATTCCATATCGTTGAGTTTGGTTTGATTCTGAAATTTAAGGGAGAAATTGCTGGGGCCAAACGGCTACAAAAATCAAAGGTTCTGAAGAAGCTGCTCAAAGAACAAGATGCAGCTGGAAGAATATATGGGGCAGTTTGCTCTTCCCCTGCAGTTCTACATAGTCAGGGTTTACTGAAGgtaattgaaattaattgaaTCTTTCTTGCGCAAAAAATATATTCTAATGCCTCCTCTTGCACTGCCATATTTACAGGATAAGAAAGCCACTGCACATCCTTCTGTTGTGAGCCAGCTAACCAATGAAGTAGTGAATGGTGCCAAAGTAGTTATTGATGGTAAATTGATCACCAGCAAAGGACTTGCAACCGTAACAGATTTTGCAATGGCAATTGTGAGGAAGCTTTTCGGCCATGCAAGGGCAAGGAGCATAGCTGAAGGCCTTGTTTTTGACTATCCTTGGACTTAGGTATCCAATTGAGGGTGGAAGTCAATGCGGATGCCCTGAGGTGCAAAGGCTAGCAGCTTACGTAAGACTAATCGTCGAATGCGGGAGAGAAATCTTCTTAGCAGCACAAGGCTTCAAGGGGATGATTCACAGTTTTGGCCGTCGTGTTTGCTCTCTCTAGTACTGAAACCAGAGAAGGATGATAACTGGGTGTCTGAGGTCCAATGCAAATTCATGTACTTCCATATTTGGTTGAGCTGATTACATCTCCAAATGCATACATCATCATGATCCATTTTTCCATCTTGGATTGATGATTTAGTGCAAAGCAAAATaactgtaaaaaaaaaagaataataaaaattttctattgTAATGCAGTTTGCAGTTTCAGGTGGTGTTTGTACTGTCAAAGCTTTGAGTTTCCCCTGTATTTTCACTGAAACCCAGGGTAGACCTAATTAAAGACCTCAATATTTATGTACTTCATATATTGTCCATGCTCAGATGAGGATGAGGAGAAGCCATCCCACTGTCTCATCAGAGGAGAGATTATAGAATACCTCAGTGGTAACAACTAGGATTTTCCTAGTTGGTACCACAATCTATTTATATTTCAATGTGGATTGAAAAAGATAGACCTAGTTGGTACCACAATCTATTTATATTTCAATGTGTATTGAAAAAGATAGAAAAGGGTGAgtccatatttgttttgttttattatctcttatttatttatttattttatataatttcaagTGTTATGATATTATTGAATTGTTATATACAGATCAGAGGGCTAGATTAAACCAGAAATAACAAGGAGGATGAGGAAAAGAAAACAGGAATTTATTAATGATGTCTCGATTGACGTCAATATCATTTTCTGCAGTGATATTAAAAACAGAAGAAAACCCATTTTTGATGCTTGTGCTTCGGAGCGCTCAAGCTTTTTGTTAAGGTCCATTTATggttaaaaagagaaaaatagataatttatgaattttttaataagaatattaattttattaaaataaaacaaaaatagttaaatatttttttttgggggAAAATGGTAAATTGGATCTAAATCAAAAGATTTAAGCATATTTgaataaacttttaattttgaagaAAATTGGACATTACGCAAAAGATGAGATGACTGCAAAAGATGAGGGAGCAAGAATTTGCAACATTGTAGATCTCAAACCTCAGTCAGCTGATTTGAGTAGCCTTCCATGTCCCATATAACACTATTATGTTGTTGGGTCAATGGCAAGTTTCAGCTAGCTACTGTGCACCAAGTGTTTGAAAGTCTGAATTGAATTTGCAGGTCTAACCAAAGAATGAATGTGGGTAATAGGCAATAATCACAACGGGGATCATAAATCAGAGATCCCAACTCCTTTTTTATAAAGTTTCATTACCCTATGAAGATCATTCATTAATAatcttaaataattattattattttttttatatttagtatCTAAAATTTTATGACTCGACTTATTCAGATTCACATTTAATAAATCCGATCCGTTAAAAATGTAAAATGCTACcttctaaaatataaaaatattttatgcccGAAATGTAAACCCAAAAATCTCTGCTAAGGAGAAAAAATCTGATCATTCCATTTCACCttttgaatattaaaatttttaacccattatttgaaatcaaatatttaacgattgttcaatttgatttatttttttatttaatttattgtttaaaatgaaaattttgattttttttaactcataaattttttcatctttagagaaaataaaattataaataattttataaaaattctctTAAATTCTTTTCATAGGAGGGTAaattataaaactttaaactttccataattTTACTATATTCATTTTTTTGAATTACATTTGACAATCTTTTATCTTGTCAAACCATTTAACTAGGTTTAAATGACAAGTCATTGCTTCAGTTTACAACGTTGGCAGTCCTGGTTTTTAAAAGCAACGCCTGAACTTCAAAAACATGTAATAAGATGGTTCAGCTGATTTCTATGCATTCATGAGTAAGAAAATAATGCTGAAATCTATCCCAAGGCTTCCTGCTTCCCAAATATGAATTCCCCCCAATAAATTTGTTAATCTCATACAAAAAAACAAACACTGGAAAAGGCATGACCACCCCCACAATATAATGCAGAGccaaaaagaaaaacattgCCAAAAGTAAACAAAGATGTCATTTATAAGACGAGGTCTTTTAGTGTTTTAGAAACTAACCCAACTTATTAAGCTAACAGTGTAACACCCTCTAGCACACTAGCTTCCCTATCCTACATGTCCTCTACCAAGAAATGACAAGAAAATAGAGATGACACTAACAATAAAGTTTCATCTATAGTGTAAAAACTAATTTCAAGTCATAATTTACAACTCAACCCTCTGTTCCTATACATACAGCTATCTAACCTTCAATTCAGAGCATAAGATACAAGTCAAAGCTGCAGACCCTCCAATCCTTGCACCACACAAATGGCCAACACTGGGTGTTCCTCTCCTGCTGCAATCCACAATCAATATATGAACCTCTACCAAGGGCCTGTTAGTGTCCTCCTCAAGCACTGCCTCTTTGATCCCCATTGCCGATTTATCGTCTCTAGAAACTGTCAAAACAGACAAGGATCATCAGCCTCTTACTTTGCTGCCATAGTTAATTTACAGCAAATAATTTGTATAGCTTAGGGAAACTTAGTTAGATCACAATTAGACTATTGATTTAATGGTTAGTTTAATCAAGAAGCAAATCCCTTCAACAAGGTAAGTCTAGAATGCCTTTTCAAAAAGAATGCGTCTAAACTGCACTCAGAAAGACAAtggggaagagagagagaaagacatCAATTTGAAGTTAATCGTTAACTCATTCCCTAAACTACCCTTTCATTTTGGTCAATCTAGATAACTTTATTGGCCTCTGTCATGAGAAAGCATTTAGATGGCTCAGTTTCAAATTGTTGAGTTTATTGCAGTTCAAAATGGATGAGAAATGTTTCCCAGCTCACTCACCATGCCAATCTAAGCAAACTTATAGTCATCTTAGTTTTAATAGAAGAATGTAATGACTTCACATGTCACTGGGCTTTAATAAAACAAGTAAAACTGACAATGAATCATTTTCACTATCAAGAAGTATTTACATTGACTACCTTCATAGGGAACCTAAAGTTCATACCAGCACCCATTCCCACCTTTAACACAGATTAAGGTTGAGAATTAAAATAGTTGATCATCAGTTTTGACATCACAAAAAGGAATAATCAACATAAGTACGTAAACAGAGAACCTTTACTAGTATATAATAGCAACAACTTGCACATTTAACATTCATAATATAGATAATGACTTCAGATGGCTAGTAAATTTGCTTTCTGTTCATGAATCATGATTTTGGATCTTTTATTCTGAGTAAATGTTCTGATTCAATTTGAAAGGTGAGATAATGACTAGCAATGAAGGTCATACCTGATTTTTCTGCATTTCCATAATTTCATCCTGCAGCAACCAAAGCATGGTCAAGTAGGTTGATACAGGCCAAAATTTCTCAGATTTCAATTTAACAAAAGAATTTACCTGTTTGCTCCGCAACTCTTGGTTCAGTTCTTTAAGTTTTGCAACTTCTGCTTCTAGCTCCAATGTATAGGCCTGCAAGAATCGCATAGTGATTAAGCAACTTTTGCTGTTAGTACTGACAAGTATTTTTCCCTCAACAAAACTATAAAATTAGGAGCGAAGCACTTGGTAGAAATTTCTCAGATACAGcaggaaaaaaattttaaaacctaagaatatttttatttgcatTTAAACTTTCTTTTATTCAGGATTACTGTTTAGTGAAGTAGTATCATTTTTCTTATTTGTAGCATACACAACAAAAATTACATGCATCAAAATGATGGATGCTTTCAACAAGTATACTTCAAAAGCTGAAGATAATCAGACAAGTAAAACCTCATAAATGGATTCCCATCAACTGCTTGGCATTTCCGTTGACACCATAAATTGGCTATTTATACATTCACCATAAGTGTATATATGAGCAAAATTAGGTCAGTGTCATGTGTTATCTACTACATACCACCCACGGCAAGCACACTGTTCTTCTGCTAAAAATATGCCACTTCAAATTTAGATTTCACTCACAGCAGAAGCATTAATGCTTGCAAATATCAGTTGCATGATTATCATCACATTATCTTATCTTAAATTATTCCTTCTGACCTTAAGAAATTGATACAACAGCAGCTCGTAGGGACATTGTTGAACTATGCGGCTGGTGCAAGTTCATAAAAGACAAATATCATATTTCTGAAAAGCAGGATACTTAAACAAATGAGAGTCGGTGCATCCCAGTACCTAAATGTTACCGCGACGTTTCTTCAGAAAAATTTTGCAATGATAATGGCCTAGCATTGCCAACCATAACTAAATCAAGAGAGGAGTTTTCCACTAACTCATTAGGTTCTAACCATCAAAATTGGGGAAAATATCAAATTACGAAGACAACAATAAGAGAGTTAGATATAGCATTCAGCAAGTGATGGATGAGTAATGGCTCACTGTACTCACTTGCTTGCGAGCCCGTGACCTTGCAGCTGACTCCCTATTTTTTATCATTCTCCGGTGTCTTCTCTCAATTACCTTCTCCAACGCTGCACCGGCTTTTCTTCCCCGGCCAAACATGTTAGGAACTGGTGACACGGAAGGGGTATCTGCATTACTTCTTGTGATCATATCTGGTGATATCTGACTTGTGGGTGATCCCGTTGCAACTGTAACAGCCCCAGCTCCTAAACCAACCATTCCCATTCCTCCACCATGAACTAAATTATTGTTCATAGATGGGTCTGTAATTCCAACAACTGAGCTCCTCACTCCTGGGCTGGCTAGCTGAGCACTGTTTACTAAATGCATAGGAGATGCAAAAGCCACATTTGTGGGCTTGGGGAAGAGtggttgctgctgctgctgctgctgcagcCGATTCTGATGCAGCTGCTGCTGAGGTAGTGGCTGAGAGGATCTGATCCCACCAACATTCAGGGCTAAATTTGCAGGCTGACTAGCAACTATGCCATTATTGTTTTCCACTATTCTTGTTCCCACAAGTCCATTGTTTTGATTTGGCTGCTGAAACCCAAGAGCTAAACCTGTATTATAGTTACTATTGGTATGGCCATTATTATCTAGACGCGAGAATTCATCAAAGAATCCATTATTATTTGTCCCTCCAATTAGCTGAGTGTCCTCTCTCACAACCCCTGCCCTAGCCAAGAACTCCTCCAAAGTCATCTCTCTCAAAGTCTGTTGTCTCTGAGGCACATTTGATCCCATGTTGCTCCCATCTTTAGCACCAATATTGATGTCTTTCATCAAGTCTTTCCAAACCTCGTCAACAGTCTTCTGACTTAGTGTCCTGGGCAAAGTTAAAGATCCCTGTCTCTGCAAATTCCCACCAGGGACACTGCCTTTTTCAGCACTAACAGAACTTGTCATTGCCTGAGTCTCTTCAGCTGTCCATATGTTTTTCAATAGCTCCTCCATGTTCATTGATCCAAAATCCTTCCCAGGTCCTCCGCCCCATGTGTTTTGAAACTCATCAAAGGTCAATGAGTAAACTGAAGGCTGGCGAATTAAAAGGGAACTCCCTGGTGGCTTTGCACTACTCCC
This region of Manihot esculenta cultivar AM560-2 chromosome 10, M.esculenta_v8, whole genome shotgun sequence genomic DNA includes:
- the LOC110624791 gene encoding bZIP transcription factor TRAB1 isoform X2, which gives rise to MGSHMNFKNFGNAPTGEGSSAKPPGSSLLIRQPSVYSLTFDEFQNTWGGGPGKDFGSMNMEELLKNIWTAEETQAMTSSVSAEKGSVPGGNLQRQGSLTLPRTLSQKTVDEVWKDLMKDINIGAKDGSNMGSNVPQRQQTLREMTLEEFLARAGVVREDTQLIGGTNNNGFFDEFSRLDNNGHTNSNYNTGLALGFQQPNQNNGLVGTRIVENNNGIVASQPANLALNVGGIRSSQPLPQQQLHQNRLQQQQQQQPLFPKPTNVAFASPMHLVNSAQLASPGVRSSVVGITDPSMNNNLVHGGGMGMVGLGAGAVTVATGSPTSQISPDMITRSNADTPSVSPVPNMFGRGRKAGAALEKVIERRHRRMIKNRESAARSRARKQAYTLELEAEVAKLKELNQELRSKQDEIMEMQKNQFLETINRQWGSKRQCLRRTLTGPW
- the LOC110624791 gene encoding bZIP transcription factor TRAB1 isoform X1 codes for the protein MLILCSLFTSFGEYLDLNLKQTSWKEWDFILICLNWKKGSTLFGYLLLLPLLSRMGSHMNFKNFGNAPTGEGSSAKPPGSSLLIRQPSVYSLTFDEFQNTWGGGPGKDFGSMNMEELLKNIWTAEETQAMTSSVSAEKGSVPGGNLQRQGSLTLPRTLSQKTVDEVWKDLMKDINIGAKDGSNMGSNVPQRQQTLREMTLEEFLARAGVVREDTQLIGGTNNNGFFDEFSRLDNNGHTNSNYNTGLALGFQQPNQNNGLVGTRIVENNNGIVASQPANLALNVGGIRSSQPLPQQQLHQNRLQQQQQQQPLFPKPTNVAFASPMHLVNSAQLASPGVRSSVVGITDPSMNNNLVHGGGMGMVGLGAGAVTVATGSPTSQISPDMITRSNADTPSVSPVPNMFGRGRKAGAALEKVIERRHRRMIKNRESAARSRARKQAYTLELEAEVAKLKELNQELRSKQDEIMEMQKNQFLETINRQWGSKRQCLRRTLTGPW